Proteins from one Trichoplusia ni isolate ovarian cell line Hi5 chromosome 9, tn1, whole genome shotgun sequence genomic window:
- the LOC113497270 gene encoding putative protein FAM10A4: protein MNCPFNDEQLSQLKAFVEFCKGEPQIIHHPKLTFFKDYLASLGVTIPAPTFGTKNFTPSGDTNTANSNAEEKGHSSSDEESTAESDVELDMEGVIEPDIVDNSQVMGDLEKEVTDEERDQSDEKRSEAMRAFSEQQFDEAIKLYNEAIQLNPQSALLFAKRGQVYLKMNKPNACIKDCTHALELNCDSAAAYKFRGRAYRLLGKFEEASHDLCESLKIDYDDQTNEWLTEVKPNAEKLRQHKLSAQRKKEEREHREKLRRARKAQEARARAARAQAEASARAPPAGAFPGAGAGAGGGFPAGLNPQDFSNLLFDQEIMAAFQDPEVALAFQDVSSNPANFVKYQNNPKIAAVIEKLQSKLGKGGAGGFPGFGGAGGAGGAPGAGGPKGPTDDDFGLD, encoded by the exons ATGAATTGTCCATTCAACGATGAACAGCTGTCACAATTAAAAGCATTTGTCGAGTTTTGCAAAGGAGAACCGCAGATTATTCATCATCCAAAACTAACGTTCTTTAAAGATTACCTCGCATCTTTAGGGGTAACTATTCCGGCCCCAACCTTTGGTACTAAGAACTTTACACCTTCCGGCGATAC caaCACGGCAAATAGCAATGCTGAGGAAAAAGGTCACTCGTCATCTGATGAGGAATCAACAGCTGAGTCTGATGTTGAACTGGATATGGAAG gTGTCATAGAACCAGACATAGTTGACAATTCTCAAGTTATGGGTGATTTGGAAAAGGAAGTCACAGATGAGGAAAGAGATCAGTCTGATGAAAAGAGGTCTGAAGCAATGAGAGCATTCTCGGAGCAACAGTTTGATGAAGCCATCAAACTGTATAATGAAGCTATACAACTAAACCCGCAGAGTGCTTTACTTTTTGCTAAACGAGGACag GTATATCTTAAGATGAACAAACCAAATGCTTGCATCAAAGACTGTACACATGCTCTCGAACTCAATTGTGACAGTGCTGCAGCGTACAAATTCCGTGGACGTGCATACAG GTTACTGGGCAAATTCGAAGAGGCTTCTCACGATCTTTGCGAATCTCTGAAGATTGACTATGATGATCAAACTAATGAGTGGCTGACTGAGGTCAAACCTAACGCCGAAAAACTACGCCAACACAAGCTTAGTGCACAACGCAAGAAAGAAGAAAGAGAG CATCGTGAGAAGTTGCGCAGAGCTCGCAAAGCGCAAGAGgctcgcgcccgcgccgcccgcgcccagGCCGAGGCCAGCGCGCGCGCGCCCCCCGCCGGCGCCTTCccgggcgcgggcgccggcgccggcggcgGCTTCCCCGCCGGACTCAACCCGCAAGACTTCAGCAACCTTCTGTTTGACCAAGAAATAATGGCCGCCTTCCAG gaTCCAGAGGTGGCTCTAGCATTCCAGGATGTGTCCTCTAATCCAGCTAACTTCGTAAAGTACCAAAACAATCCGAAAATTGCTGCAGTTATAGAGAAACTTCAATCTAAACTCGGAAAGGGTGGTGCAGGTGGTTTCCCAG GATTTGGTGGCGCTGGGGGTGCTGGGGGCGCACCCGGAGCGGGAGGACCGAAAGGACCGACGGATGATGATTTTGGGCTAGATTAG